AATCTGTCTACTTGCTATTGATACTTTCCTAAAAGACACTTGTTTAACAGATTTGGATGATTCTCTACAATCATTGTTTCATTATTTACAATCATTGAATTGAATCAGACACGACATTCCAACCAGATTAGGGTTCGTAATTAAAAAGTTCATTGAGTAATCCTTACGTAATCCAAATTAGAGAAGTCTGTCATATTTTTCGACTTCTTGCTAACGTATAGACATTTTTGTGTGTGATACTGTAGATTCATAATAAACCTCCCTTGCAATTTGTAGATTACATTGATATCTTATACTTTGTTCCTCCAGCAAATAATTTTTCCATTGCGATGGGGTTTACTGCTAATTTGTTTCTTGAGTTGAAAACTATAGATTTTAGCACTGTATCAATAATATAATTTCATCTAAGTAGACTTTTGCTACACCTAATCCAGCGTTACATATATTCCATTATGACTTTTGTCTTCACTCCTTATACAAATGCTTACAATACGAAAACATGCATATAAATATCCAAAGTTTCATGTGGGTCTAACTATATAATATACAGGTCTTTTGTCTTTCATTTTAAGCAGCCCCATTTGGTCATTTCTTAAGTATGTAGACTCTTATTTGTGGACTTTGGTGATGTATATATGTTCTCTAAACCATAATATTCACACATGTTTCAGAACAGAGATAATGGCGAAAACGAAATCTGGAGAGATGCTAAAGGAGAGACAAAGGAAAGGGTTCTGGTCACCTGAAGAAGACGAGAAGCTAAGGAGATTCATCCTCTCTCATGGCCATTCTTGCTGGACCACTGTTCCCATCAAAGCTGGTCTCTCTTTTTAATCTTCTTTCCTCAATACTTATTTGTTCTTTGGATGATCCCTAGTTACCTTAGTCTTTTTTTTTGTGGGATTGAATATGAAAAGGGTTACAAAGGAATGGGAAGAGCTGCAGACTTAGATGGATTAATTACCTAAGACCTGGGTTAAAGAGGGATATGATTAGTGCAGAAGAAGAAGAAATTATCTTGACGTTTCACTCTTCCTTGGGAAACAAGTAAGCATAACCCTGACTGAAACCCTAACCCTATTGTTCTAGTAGATGCTAAAGATAGCACTTTTTGGGTGTGAATAGGTGGTCAAAGATTGCGCAATACTTACCAGGAAGAACTGACAACGAGATAAAGAACTATTGGCATTCTCATTTGAAAAAGAGATGGCTCAAGCCTCCATCTATGTCCTCTTCTTCTGAATCACGTGTTTCTTGTAGAGAAAGAAACCCCCAAACCTTAGTCTCGAATCACGTCATCTCATTCCAGGGACTTCCTGATAAGACATCTTCATCTCCATCAGAAGAAAGCAACAACAACTATCTATGTTCTTCTGGTCCTGAGATTCCAAGGCTTTTCTTCTCCGAGTGGTTTTCTTCTTCTGATTTGACAGACTCCAACCACAATCATGCTCCAAGTATTGAAGGAACTATCTCAGATTACCAAGAATCAGGTGACGTTGATCGGTTCCATTACAACAATATGATGATGAACAACAGCAACTGGACTCTTGAAGACATTGTCTTTGGTTCAAAGTGTCAGAAGCAGGAGCATAACGTTGATAGAGAGGGCCTAGATTGTAACTCTTCTGATATTTTATTTTCTTCATCAATAATGATGTAGCTATGTTACGTCTAAACTAATGTAAATCAAATTTATAAAGTAAATAATCATGGTAAGATGTTTAAAGATTTTCAAGATTCATTAACTTTATAGTCTTTATTGAAGATTCTAGACACAAGAAGCAAGCAAACTCTTAGTTAGCTAAATCAAACACAAAGTTTCCAGCTACAAATACATCATATAAATATGATCTAGTGATAGTAAAATTGGCAACACAGATATGCGTGGAATGTAGAAAATGTTTCATATAGCAGAATAGCTGTAGTTATCAGCATCATCAATGGAGAAGGGCGGCGAAGGAGACTTGCAGAAACAGTGACACTACAAGAAAACAAGACCTTAACGACTACAATATTAGTAGCTAATTGGTTGTAATATGGGCATTAGACCAATTAACTTCGAAAATTGATTGGTCGTTAGAAGCTGGTTGTAATTAATTATTCGAGGCACATTGGGCGTGATATTACGACTAGACATATTAGTCGTACACTGGTCGTAACCTTACGACCAATTTACCTCTAATGTCGATGTTTATTAGTCGTGAGGTAACGACCACTTTACATCGATTTTAGACGTTCATAGGTCGTAAATTTGACAAACTTTATTTATTTATTTTCGAATTTTGTATTTATTTACGAATTTCATATATTAATTAAAATCAAATATTTAAATTTAGTTTGATTTAATTTTTAAAATTTTGATAAAATTAAAAGAAAATATCTAATATCCGTAAACATAATAATATCCATAATATAAAACATTCAAAATACAAATTAATTAAAACCGGAAAAAACTACGCATTAAGGTTTATTTCGTCGAAGAAGTCGGATGATGTGCCGGAGGTAGAAGCAGATGAATCCGGCTGTCCGAGAAAGGTACTCCCGTAAGAGTTTCTAGACGCAAGGTTCCTAAGTCTCTTTCTACGGCCAGCCATAGCAATATCGTCAATCTGAAAAAAAAACAAAAAAAATAGATGGTTATAAACAATTCAAATTTTTTATATAAAAATAATCTAAACTTATTCTAATTCCATCATAATCTAACTCCATCCTAATCTAATTCCATCCTAAACTAATTCTAAACCTAATCTAATCACCAAACTAACCACCTAAAACTAAAACAAAAAAAAATAAACTTACCTAGAGAGAGAAGGGAAGTCGTTGTTAGAGAGAAGGGAATGAGCAACCAAATGGCTTCGCGAGGTCCGAGTATATATAGAGTTTTGGTGTTAGTCGTAAATGGGTTGTAATATTACGACCAATGAGAGACTAGCGGTCGTAAAGGAGACGTAAATTTACGACCAATGGGGGACCAAATAATATTACGAACAATTAGGGACTAAATAAATTTTTTATTTACGACCAATTAAGGACTAATAGTCGTAAAGAAGAATTAAAATTACGACCAATGTGGGACGAAGTCCTTTACGACCAATTAGGGACCAATGTGGTAAGAATTAAGATTAGTCGTAACTGAGTCGTATTTACGACTAATTAGCTTTGTTTTGTGTTTATACCCTAAAACCGAAACCCCAAACCCNNNNNNNNNNNNNNNNNNNNNNNNNNNNNNNNNNNNNNNNNNNNNNNNNNTAAGATATCATTTGTAGCTTGCTCAGGTACTTCTACTTCATTTACGGCATCTTCTTGTAAAGGCAGTTGTTCATCAGTCAAGACTCGGCCCCGAGGTGTAACTTTTATAGTGGCTAACCAAGATATTTCAGATTGTCTGATCCTCGGGTATGGAATAAAACAAACTTGGTCTGCTTGAGATGCCAATATGTAGGGTTCAAATTTGTTGTACCTCCGTGTAGCATTTATATCAACAACTCCAAACTTGCTATACCGAACACCTCTATTGACGGTGGGATCAAACCAGTCACATTTAAAGAGAACGCATTTCAGCTTCACCAGGCCGGGGAACTCCACTTTGATGATCTCTTGTAAGATTCCATAGAAATCAGTTTCACCTTTCACACATACTCCATAGTTCATTGTTGCTCGCCGACTTCCATATCCGTAAGTGTGAAAAGTGTAGCCTCGTGTGAAATACATTGATGTTGTGGTGACCTTAGCGACCGGACCTTGTATCAATTTGTGAAACCACTGAGGATAGAATGGATCATCATAATCAACCTGGATCATCAACATATATATATAAATATATAACTTCATTAATTATATAATAAATAACATATTTATGTTTGATAATAACTTAACCACGAATGTGCAACTACGTTTCTCGTAAACTGGTCGTTAATCAGATGGTAGCTTGTCGATGTAATTTAGTCGTACATTTACGACCACATTACGACTACCTGAAAGTGTGGTCGTAAATACGAAGTTAGTTTACGACCAATTTACGACTAAACCTTTTAGTATCAATATTACGTCTAAGTTACGACGGACTTTAACATAGTCGTAAGTTAGACGTAACGTCGAAGTTAATTTACGACTACACATTTGTAGTTGTAAATGATAGTCGTTACTCTCACGTTTTCTTGTAGTGTGAGTACCACAAAAGCTTCGGTTCCATACTTCTCAAGCCCACCACTCTCCAAGATAGTCAGCTTCTCCAGAAGCCCTAAAGCTGCGTTACCAACCACATGTATATAAACAAATAAGCCCAGCATTACGTGACACGGAAGCAAACCGCTTCTCAGATTTGGTGACCCACCTGGGAAGAAGAACACTATGAAGCTGTACACACACTGCAACGTTCAAAAGTTCTGTGTTAAATAGTTTTGCTTCAAGCAAAGTTTTAGTCCTAGAGTGTTTGTGGCTGTTTTGTAAGTAACTTTAGAAGGCCATGGGAATATACATGGACGGCATAGAGCGAAATGACACCAATACCAATCCAGGAATTGAGGCTATGAGATCAGGGATTCCACTTTTGTAGTGGTTCTTGGAAACTGCATAGATTCCCCAGATCCCAAGAGCCAGAGCAATGGCATGTAGAACAAGGTGGATCAAGTTCTTCATTGGTTTTTCCAGTGGAAGAGCCTTTTAACTTATAAGTTCTGCATGTTCCAATATCAAAACACAGATTTATGTAGTCTTTAAATTTGAATCATCATCATCATCATCATCAACAACGGGACACATGAGGCAGGAGATATAATTCTCAACTCGACAGTGGATGTGGAAGTTGAGAATGTAGCTGTGGAAACATAGAAGAGTGAGACCAGGCTGAAAATTCCAAGGAGATCATCTCAGCAAATACAGAGGAAGAGTGGCAGACAGTATCACCAGGGAAAGTGGGTAGATCAGCAGAAAAAATGAACAACGCGCTTGAGTATGGACATGTATCAATACTTGCCAATTCAAGATTCTCTGTTCTAAGTATGGAAGAATAAGAAGAGGAAGGGGAAATCACAGAGAAAGTTGACCACGTTGTGAAGACAAGAG
This sequence is a window from Brassica oleracea var. oleracea cultivar TO1000 chromosome C1, BOL, whole genome shotgun sequence. Protein-coding genes within it:
- the LOC106331838 gene encoding transcription factor LAF1-like translates to MYICSLNHNIHTCFRTEIMAKTKSGEMLKERQRKGFWSPEEDEKLRRFILSHGHSCWTTVPIKAGLQRNGKSCRLRWINYLRPGLKRDMISAEEEEIILTFHSSLGNKWSKIAQYLPGRTDNEIKNYWHSHLKKRWLKPPSMSSSSESRVSCRERNPQTLVSNHVISFQGLPDKTSSSPSEESNNNYLCSSGPEIPRLFFSEWFSSSDLTDSNHNHAPSIEGTISDYQESGDVDRFHYNNMMMNNSNWTLEDIVFGSKCQKQEHNVDREGLDCNSSDILFSSSIMM